A stretch of Gasterosteus aculeatus chromosome 4, fGasAcu3.hap1.1, whole genome shotgun sequence DNA encodes these proteins:
- the mybpc1 gene encoding myosin-binding protein C, slow-type isoform X16 translates to MPEPTKRDETANGQPEEDANSLKKLSIELPNDSVPAMGRKDSVWSLGDGQGPEDLDKPVDTPPRSTLLIESPQSAVILVGGDITFVAKVEAKDLLRKPTIKWFKGKWMDLASKTGKHLQLKETFDRLTKIHTFEMHIVKAKDNYAGNYRCEVTYKDKFDSCSFDLEVKEAEQGSQNIDIRSAFKRSSEGQEDAGELDFSGLLKHREPKQEDDVPEVDVWDILKNARPDQYEKIAFTYGITDLRGLLRRMKKVKKEVKKSEAFAKKLDPAYQADKGGKIRLVVDLADPTVDLKWYKNGQEIRSSPKYIFEHKGTQRIMVINNCSMNDDAAYSVAAGDEKCSTELFVKELPVKIVKDIEAVKTTVNERVELECEVSEEGAQVKWMKNGVEVPTGVRSRYRVKCEGTKHFLVIDDASREDTGTYSVMATGGTSEAHVQVDLKPLKVFRDLEDAKVLLGQPIKLQCEISPGNVPGRWYRNGQLIQPNDRINIVHRNKVHRLEIAAGSLHDAGDYTFVPEGYSQSLSAKIHIFDPPRVHLESLNFPDNTVTIVAGNKLRLEIPISGEPAPRVVWMKGERVILESGNRVRAETCGDQTSLTIDVTEREDIGNYKIVLQNEAGEATASVKIKVVDIPDPPEAPLVPAVGGDWCSMIWEPPKYDGGSPILGYFIERKKKQSSRWMRLNFDQIKETSFEPKKMIEGVPYEVRIFAVNAIGVSKPSEPSKAFTPLAVTSEPTMLVVDDVTDTTVTVKWRPPETIGAAGLDGYLVEYCVEGTDDWQVSNSVLTEKTKYTITGLTTGSKILVRVKAINAAGASSPRTIQHALLVKEVIEPPKIRVPRHLKQTYTRRVGEAVNVVVPFMGKPRPKVTWLKEGTAIDPTHVNIRNTDCDSIVFIRKAERSHSGKYEMTVQVENHVDTAVLDIQVVDLPGPPQCVNIEDVWGGNVALVWTPPKDNGNAQITGYTIQKADKKTMEWYTCIEHYHRTCITIPELVVGNEYFFRIFAENMCGLSETATQTKKSALIVKEGMQLKTHDYNDHDFMEPPKFTQPLINTFAIAGYNATLNCSVRANPRAKVIWMKNKMAILDDPRYRMFSNQGVCTLEIRKPSPYDGGMYTCKAINDLGEAQVDCKLEVKVQTQEL, encoded by the exons ATGCCAGAGCCCACGAAGAGAG acGAGACGGCAAACGGCCAGCCTGAAG AGGACGCCAATTCGCTCAAGAAACTGTCAATTGAGCTGCCTA aTGATAGCGTGCCGGCCATGGGGAGAAAAGACTCAG TGTGGTCTCTGGGAGACGGCCAGGGCCCCGAGGACCTGGACAAGCCCGTGGACACCCCGCCGCGGTCCACCCTGCTGATAGAGAGTCCCCAAAGTGCCGTCATCCTCGTGG GTGGAGACATCACCTTTGTTGCCAAGGTGGAGGCCAAAGATCTCCTCCGCAAACCCACAATCAAGTGGTTCAAAGGAAAATGGATGGATCTGGCTAGCAAGACAGGAAAGCACTTACAGCTGAAAGAAACCTTTGACCGACTGACCAAG ATCCACACATTTGAGATGCACATCGTCAAGGCCAAAGACAACTACGCTGGAAACTACAGGTGTGAAGTCACCTACAAGGACAAGTTTGACAGCTGCTCCTTTGACTTGGAAGTTAAAG AAGCTGAACAGGGCTCACAGAATATTGATATTCGATCGGCTTTCAAAAGAAG CAGTGAAGGACAAGAGGATGCAGGGGAGCTTGACTTTAGTGGTCTCCTTAAACATAG GGAGCCCAAACAGGAGGACGACGTCCCAGAGGTGGACGTGTGGGACATCCTGAAGAACGCCCGGCCGGACCAGTACGAGAAGATTGCCTTCACCTACGGCATCACGGACCTGAGGGGTCTGCTGCGGAGGATGAAGAAGGTGAAGAAAGAGGTGAAGAAAAGCGAAG CTTTCGCAAAGAAACTGGATCCGGCGTATCAGGCGGACAAAGGTGGAAAGATTCGCCTGGTGGTCGACCTGGCCGACCCCACGGTGGACCTGAAGTGGTACAAGAACGGACAGGAAATCAGATCTTCTCCCAA GTACATTTTTGAGCATAAGGGCACACAGAGGATCATGGTTATCAACAACTGCTCCATGAATGATGACGCAGCATATTCTGTAGCTGCAGGAGATGAAAAATGCTCGACAGAGCTGTTTGTCAAAG AGTTGCCAGTGAAGATAGTAAAAGACATTGAGGCGGTGAAGACCACAGTGAACGAGAGGGTTGAGCTGGAGTGCGAGGTGTCAGAAGAAGGTGCTCAGGTGAAATG gatgAAGAACGGCGTCGAGGTTCCAACCGGCGTGCGCTCCAGATACCGAGTTAAGTGTGAAGGAACGAAACACTTCCTGGTGATCGACGACGCCTCCAGGGAGGACACCGGGACGTACTCAGTCATGGCCACCGGTGGCACGTCCGAAGCCCACGTGCAGGTCGACC TCAAACCGTTGAAGGTGTTCCGGGACCTGGAGGATGCGAAGGTCTTGCTCGGTCAGCCCATCAAGCTGCAGTGCGAGATTTCCCCGGGCAACGTGCCCGGCCGTTGGTACAGAAACGGCCAGCTGATCCAGCCCAATGACCGCATCAACATCGTACACCGGAATAA GGTTCATCGCCTTGAGATTGCGGCCGGCTCCCTTCACGATGCAGGAGACTACACTTTTGTTCCCGAGGGATACTCACAGAGCCTCTCTGCCAAAATTCACATCTTTG ACCCGCCGAGGGTGCATTTGGAGAGCTTGAACTTCCCAGACAACACAGTGACAATTGTGGCGGGAAACAAACTTCGCCTGGAGATCCCCATCAGTGGAGAACCGGCCCCCAGGGTGGTGTGGATGAAGGGAGAGAGG gtGATCCTTGAGTCAGGCAATCGCGTCCGCGCTGAGACGTGCGGCGACCAGACCAGCCTGACGATTGACGTCACGGAGCGCGAGGACATTGGCAACTACAAGATTGTCCTGCAGAACGAGGCTGGCGAAGCCACGGCCAGCGTCAAAATCAAGGTTGTGG ACATCCCTGACCCACCAGAGGCTCCCTTGGTACCCGCAGTGGGTGGTGATTGGTGCTCAATGATATGGGAACCGCCCAAATATGATGGGGGTTCACCAATATTAG GTTACTTCATcgagagaaagaagaaacagAGCTCCAGATGGATGAGGCTCAACTTCGACCAGATCAAAGAGACATCATTTGAACCCAAGAAGATGATTGAAGGAGTGCCGTACGAAGTGCGGATCTTTGCGGTCAACGCCATCGGCGTGTCCAAGCCCAGCGAACCGTCCAAAGCCTTTACTCCCCTCG CTGTGACCAGTGAGCCCACCATGCTGGTTGTGGACGATGTCACCGACACAACAGTGACCGTGAAGTGGCGTCCTCCTGAAACCATCGGAGCTGCCGGTCTGGACGGATACTTAGTGGAGTACTGCGTTGAAGGAA CGGATGATTGGCAGGTTTCCAACAGTGTGCTGACGGAGAAGACTAAGTACACCATCACTGGTTTGACTACTGGGAGTAAAATCTTAGTGAGAGTCAAAGCCATCAACGCTGCCGGAGCCAGCTCTCCACGGACCATTCAGCACGCTCTCCTGGTCAAAGAAGTTATTG AACCACCAAAGATCCGCGTCCCCCGACACCTGAAGCAGACGTACACTCGTAGAGTCGGAGAAGCAGTCAACGTCGTTGTGCCGTTTATG GGAAAGCCCAGGCCTAAGGTCACCTGGCTGAAAGAGGGCACGGCCATAGACCCGACCCACGTCAACATCCGCAACACGGACTGTGACAGCATCGTCTTCATCCGTAAAGCGGAGCGCAGCCACTCTGGAAAGTATGAGATGACTGTGCAGGTTGAAAACCACGTGGACACTGCCGTTCTAGACATACAAGTCGTAG ACCTACCTGGGCCTCCTCAGTGTGTGAACATTGAGGACGTTTGGGGAGGAAATGTGGCTCTGGTCTGGACTCCTCCAAAAGACAACGGCAACGCCCAGATAACAGGCTACACCATACAAAAGGCAGACAAGAAGACAATG GAGTGGTACACGTGCATAGAGCATTACCATCGCACCTGCATCACCATCCCAGAGCTGGTGGTGGGGAACGAGTACTTCTTCAGGATCTTTGCAGAGAACATGTGTGGCCTGAGCGAAACTGCCACCCAAACCAAGAAGAGCGCACTCATCGTCAAAGAAG GCATGCAGTTGAAAACGCACGACTACAACGACCACGACTTCATGGAGCCGCCAAAGTTCACGCAGCCGCTGATCAACACTTTTGCCATCGCCGGCTACAACGCAACTCTCAACTGTAGCGTCCGAGCCAACCCGAGG GCCAAAGTGATCTGGATGAAGAACAAGATGGCGATCCTTGACGACCCGCGCTACCGCATGTTTAGCAACCAGGGAGTGTGCACGCTGGAGATCAGGAAGCCCAGCCCCTATGACGGCGGCATGTACACCTGCAAGGCCATCAACGACCTGGGAGAGGCCCAAGTGGACTGCaagctggaggtcaaag
- the mybpc1 gene encoding myosin-binding protein C, slow-type isoform X8 — protein sequence MPEPTKRDETANGQPEESVAPDSNGVLPLPEISLEISPPPDDDAAASTPSPTPRAEDANSLKKLSIELPNDSVPAMGRKDSVWSLGDGQGPEDLDKPVDTPPRSTLLIESPQSAVILVGGDITFVAKVEAKDLLRKPTIKWFKGKWMDLASKTGKHLQLKETFDRLTKIHTFEMHIVKAKDNYAGNYRCEVTYKDKFDSCSFDLEVKEAEQGSQNIDIRSAFKRSSEGQEDAGELDFSGLLKHREPKQEDDVPEVDVWDILKNARPDQYEKIAFTYGITDLRGLLRRMKKVKKEVKKSEAFAKKLDPAYQADKGGKIRLVVDLADPTVDLKWYKNGQEIRSSPKYIFEHKGTQRIMVINNCSMNDDAAYSVAAGDEKCSTELFVKELPVKIVKDIEAVKTTVNERVELECEVSEEGAQVKWMKNGVEVPTGVRSRYRVKCEGTKHFLVIDDASREDTGTYSVMATGGTSEAHVQVDLKPLKVFRDLEDAKVLLGQPIKLQCEISPGNVPGRWYRNGQLIQPNDRINIVHRNKVHRLEIAAGSLHDAGDYTFVPEGYSQSLSAKIHIFDPPRVHLESLNFPDNTVTIVAGNKLRLEIPISGEPAPRVVWMKGERVILESGNRVRAETCGDQTSLTIDVTEREDIGNYKIVLQNEAGEATASVKIKVVDIPDPPEAPLVPAVGGDWCSMIWEPPKYDGGSPILGYFIERKKKQSSRWMRLNFDQIKETSFEPKKMIEGVPYEVRIFAVNAIGVSKPSEPSKAFTPLAVTSEPTMLVVDDVTDTTVTVKWRPPETIGAAGLDGYLVEYCVEGTDDWQVSNSVLTEKTKYTITGLTTGSKILVRVKAINAAGASSPRTIQHALLVKEVIEPPKIRVPRHLKQTYTRRVGEAVNVVVPFMGKPRPKVTWLKEGTAIDPTHVNIRNTDCDSIVFIRKAERSHSGKYEMTVQVENHVDTAVLDIQVVDLPGPPQCVNIEDVWGGNVALVWTPPKDNGNAQITGYTIQKADKKTMEWYTCIEHYHRTCITIPELVVGNEYFFRIFAENMCGLSETATQTKKSALIVKEGMQLKTHDYNDHDFMEPPKFTQPLINTFAIAGYNATLNCSVRANPRAKVIWMKNKMAILDDPRYRMFSNQGVCTLEIRKPSPYDGGMYTCKAINDLGEAQVDCKLEVKGGFTFYELMKRGVPLHLIDKYMNEKTVEQEK from the exons ATGCCAGAGCCCACGAAGAGAG acGAGACGGCAAACGGCCAGCCTGAAG AAAGTGTTGCCCCAGACAGTAACGGTGTCCTGCCCCTACCTGAGATTTCCTTGGAGATTTCTCCACCCCCAG atgatgatgctgcagcCTCTACCCCGTCCCCAACACCCCGAGCAG AGGACGCCAATTCGCTCAAGAAACTGTCAATTGAGCTGCCTA aTGATAGCGTGCCGGCCATGGGGAGAAAAGACTCAG TGTGGTCTCTGGGAGACGGCCAGGGCCCCGAGGACCTGGACAAGCCCGTGGACACCCCGCCGCGGTCCACCCTGCTGATAGAGAGTCCCCAAAGTGCCGTCATCCTCGTGG GTGGAGACATCACCTTTGTTGCCAAGGTGGAGGCCAAAGATCTCCTCCGCAAACCCACAATCAAGTGGTTCAAAGGAAAATGGATGGATCTGGCTAGCAAGACAGGAAAGCACTTACAGCTGAAAGAAACCTTTGACCGACTGACCAAG ATCCACACATTTGAGATGCACATCGTCAAGGCCAAAGACAACTACGCTGGAAACTACAGGTGTGAAGTCACCTACAAGGACAAGTTTGACAGCTGCTCCTTTGACTTGGAAGTTAAAG AAGCTGAACAGGGCTCACAGAATATTGATATTCGATCGGCTTTCAAAAGAAG CAGTGAAGGACAAGAGGATGCAGGGGAGCTTGACTTTAGTGGTCTCCTTAAACATAG GGAGCCCAAACAGGAGGACGACGTCCCAGAGGTGGACGTGTGGGACATCCTGAAGAACGCCCGGCCGGACCAGTACGAGAAGATTGCCTTCACCTACGGCATCACGGACCTGAGGGGTCTGCTGCGGAGGATGAAGAAGGTGAAGAAAGAGGTGAAGAAAAGCGAAG CTTTCGCAAAGAAACTGGATCCGGCGTATCAGGCGGACAAAGGTGGAAAGATTCGCCTGGTGGTCGACCTGGCCGACCCCACGGTGGACCTGAAGTGGTACAAGAACGGACAGGAAATCAGATCTTCTCCCAA GTACATTTTTGAGCATAAGGGCACACAGAGGATCATGGTTATCAACAACTGCTCCATGAATGATGACGCAGCATATTCTGTAGCTGCAGGAGATGAAAAATGCTCGACAGAGCTGTTTGTCAAAG AGTTGCCAGTGAAGATAGTAAAAGACATTGAGGCGGTGAAGACCACAGTGAACGAGAGGGTTGAGCTGGAGTGCGAGGTGTCAGAAGAAGGTGCTCAGGTGAAATG gatgAAGAACGGCGTCGAGGTTCCAACCGGCGTGCGCTCCAGATACCGAGTTAAGTGTGAAGGAACGAAACACTTCCTGGTGATCGACGACGCCTCCAGGGAGGACACCGGGACGTACTCAGTCATGGCCACCGGTGGCACGTCCGAAGCCCACGTGCAGGTCGACC TCAAACCGTTGAAGGTGTTCCGGGACCTGGAGGATGCGAAGGTCTTGCTCGGTCAGCCCATCAAGCTGCAGTGCGAGATTTCCCCGGGCAACGTGCCCGGCCGTTGGTACAGAAACGGCCAGCTGATCCAGCCCAATGACCGCATCAACATCGTACACCGGAATAA GGTTCATCGCCTTGAGATTGCGGCCGGCTCCCTTCACGATGCAGGAGACTACACTTTTGTTCCCGAGGGATACTCACAGAGCCTCTCTGCCAAAATTCACATCTTTG ACCCGCCGAGGGTGCATTTGGAGAGCTTGAACTTCCCAGACAACACAGTGACAATTGTGGCGGGAAACAAACTTCGCCTGGAGATCCCCATCAGTGGAGAACCGGCCCCCAGGGTGGTGTGGATGAAGGGAGAGAGG gtGATCCTTGAGTCAGGCAATCGCGTCCGCGCTGAGACGTGCGGCGACCAGACCAGCCTGACGATTGACGTCACGGAGCGCGAGGACATTGGCAACTACAAGATTGTCCTGCAGAACGAGGCTGGCGAAGCCACGGCCAGCGTCAAAATCAAGGTTGTGG ACATCCCTGACCCACCAGAGGCTCCCTTGGTACCCGCAGTGGGTGGTGATTGGTGCTCAATGATATGGGAACCGCCCAAATATGATGGGGGTTCACCAATATTAG GTTACTTCATcgagagaaagaagaaacagAGCTCCAGATGGATGAGGCTCAACTTCGACCAGATCAAAGAGACATCATTTGAACCCAAGAAGATGATTGAAGGAGTGCCGTACGAAGTGCGGATCTTTGCGGTCAACGCCATCGGCGTGTCCAAGCCCAGCGAACCGTCCAAAGCCTTTACTCCCCTCG CTGTGACCAGTGAGCCCACCATGCTGGTTGTGGACGATGTCACCGACACAACAGTGACCGTGAAGTGGCGTCCTCCTGAAACCATCGGAGCTGCCGGTCTGGACGGATACTTAGTGGAGTACTGCGTTGAAGGAA CGGATGATTGGCAGGTTTCCAACAGTGTGCTGACGGAGAAGACTAAGTACACCATCACTGGTTTGACTACTGGGAGTAAAATCTTAGTGAGAGTCAAAGCCATCAACGCTGCCGGAGCCAGCTCTCCACGGACCATTCAGCACGCTCTCCTGGTCAAAGAAGTTATTG AACCACCAAAGATCCGCGTCCCCCGACACCTGAAGCAGACGTACACTCGTAGAGTCGGAGAAGCAGTCAACGTCGTTGTGCCGTTTATG GGAAAGCCCAGGCCTAAGGTCACCTGGCTGAAAGAGGGCACGGCCATAGACCCGACCCACGTCAACATCCGCAACACGGACTGTGACAGCATCGTCTTCATCCGTAAAGCGGAGCGCAGCCACTCTGGAAAGTATGAGATGACTGTGCAGGTTGAAAACCACGTGGACACTGCCGTTCTAGACATACAAGTCGTAG ACCTACCTGGGCCTCCTCAGTGTGTGAACATTGAGGACGTTTGGGGAGGAAATGTGGCTCTGGTCTGGACTCCTCCAAAAGACAACGGCAACGCCCAGATAACAGGCTACACCATACAAAAGGCAGACAAGAAGACAATG GAGTGGTACACGTGCATAGAGCATTACCATCGCACCTGCATCACCATCCCAGAGCTGGTGGTGGGGAACGAGTACTTCTTCAGGATCTTTGCAGAGAACATGTGTGGCCTGAGCGAAACTGCCACCCAAACCAAGAAGAGCGCACTCATCGTCAAAGAAG GCATGCAGTTGAAAACGCACGACTACAACGACCACGACTTCATGGAGCCGCCAAAGTTCACGCAGCCGCTGATCAACACTTTTGCCATCGCCGGCTACAACGCAACTCTCAACTGTAGCGTCCGAGCCAACCCGAGG GCCAAAGTGATCTGGATGAAGAACAAGATGGCGATCCTTGACGACCCGCGCTACCGCATGTTTAGCAACCAGGGAGTGTGCACGCTGGAGATCAGGAAGCCCAGCCCCTATGACGGCGGCATGTACACCTGCAAGGCCATCAACGACCTGGGAGAGGCCCAAGTGGACTGCaagctggaggtcaaag
- the mybpc1 gene encoding myosin-binding protein C, slow-type isoform X11 — MPEPTKRDETANGQPEEDANSLKKLSIELPNDSVPAMGRKDSVWSLGDGQGPEDLDKPVDTPPRSTLLIESPQSAVILVGGDITFVAKVEAKDLLRKPTIKWFKGKWMDLASKTGKHLQLKETFDRLTKIHTFEMHIVKAKDNYAGNYRCEVTYKDKFDSCSFDLEVKEAEQGSQNIDIRSAFKRSSEGQEDAGELDFSGLLKHREPKQEDDVPEVDVWDILKNARPDQYEKIAFTYGITDLRGLLRRMKKVKKEVKKSEAFAKKLDPAYQADKGGKIRLVVDLADPTVDLKWYKNGQEIRSSPNQRKYIFEHKGTQRIMVINNCSMNDDAAYSVAAGDEKCSTELFVKELPVKIVKDIEAVKTTVNERVELECEVSEEGAQVKWMKNGVEVPTGVRSRYRVKCEGTKHFLVIDDASREDTGTYSVMATGGTSEAHVQVDLKPLKVFRDLEDAKVLLGQPIKLQCEISPGNVPGRWYRNGQLIQPNDRINIVHRNKVHRLEIAAGSLHDAGDYTFVPEGYSQSLSAKIHIFDPPRVHLESLNFPDNTVTIVAGNKLRLEIPISGEPAPRVVWMKGERVILESGNRVRAETCGDQTSLTIDVTEREDIGNYKIVLQNEAGEATASVKIKVVDIPDPPEAPLVPAVGGDWCSMIWEPPKYDGGSPILGYFIERKKKQSSRWMRLNFDQIKETSFEPKKMIEGVPYEVRIFAVNAIGVSKPSEPSKAFTPLAVTSEPTMLVVDDVTDTTVTVKWRPPETIGAAGLDGYLVEYCVEGTDDWQVSNSVLTEKTKYTITGLTTGSKILVRVKAINAAGASSPRTIQHALLVKEVIEPPKIRVPRHLKQTYTRRVGEAVNVVVPFMGKPRPKVTWLKEGTAIDPTHVNIRNTDCDSIVFIRKAERSHSGKYEMTVQVENHVDTAVLDIQVVDLPGPPQCVNIEDVWGGNVALVWTPPKDNGNAQITGYTIQKADKKTMEWYTCIEHYHRTCITIPELVVGNEYFFRIFAENMCGLSETATQTKKSALIVKEGMQLKTHDYNDHDFMEPPKFTQPLINTFAIAGYNATLNCSVRANPRAKVIWMKNKMAILDDPRYRMFSNQGVCTLEIRKPSPYDGGMYTCKAINDLGEAQVDCKLEVKGGFTFYELMKRGVPLHLIDKYMNEKTVEQEK, encoded by the exons ATGCCAGAGCCCACGAAGAGAG acGAGACGGCAAACGGCCAGCCTGAAG AGGACGCCAATTCGCTCAAGAAACTGTCAATTGAGCTGCCTA aTGATAGCGTGCCGGCCATGGGGAGAAAAGACTCAG TGTGGTCTCTGGGAGACGGCCAGGGCCCCGAGGACCTGGACAAGCCCGTGGACACCCCGCCGCGGTCCACCCTGCTGATAGAGAGTCCCCAAAGTGCCGTCATCCTCGTGG GTGGAGACATCACCTTTGTTGCCAAGGTGGAGGCCAAAGATCTCCTCCGCAAACCCACAATCAAGTGGTTCAAAGGAAAATGGATGGATCTGGCTAGCAAGACAGGAAAGCACTTACAGCTGAAAGAAACCTTTGACCGACTGACCAAG ATCCACACATTTGAGATGCACATCGTCAAGGCCAAAGACAACTACGCTGGAAACTACAGGTGTGAAGTCACCTACAAGGACAAGTTTGACAGCTGCTCCTTTGACTTGGAAGTTAAAG AAGCTGAACAGGGCTCACAGAATATTGATATTCGATCGGCTTTCAAAAGAAG CAGTGAAGGACAAGAGGATGCAGGGGAGCTTGACTTTAGTGGTCTCCTTAAACATAG GGAGCCCAAACAGGAGGACGACGTCCCAGAGGTGGACGTGTGGGACATCCTGAAGAACGCCCGGCCGGACCAGTACGAGAAGATTGCCTTCACCTACGGCATCACGGACCTGAGGGGTCTGCTGCGGAGGATGAAGAAGGTGAAGAAAGAGGTGAAGAAAAGCGAAG CTTTCGCAAAGAAACTGGATCCGGCGTATCAGGCGGACAAAGGTGGAAAGATTCGCCTGGTGGTCGACCTGGCCGACCCCACGGTGGACCTGAAGTGGTACAAGAACGGACAGGAAATCAGATCTTCTCCCAA TCAAAGGAA GTACATTTTTGAGCATAAGGGCACACAGAGGATCATGGTTATCAACAACTGCTCCATGAATGATGACGCAGCATATTCTGTAGCTGCAGGAGATGAAAAATGCTCGACAGAGCTGTTTGTCAAAG AGTTGCCAGTGAAGATAGTAAAAGACATTGAGGCGGTGAAGACCACAGTGAACGAGAGGGTTGAGCTGGAGTGCGAGGTGTCAGAAGAAGGTGCTCAGGTGAAATG gatgAAGAACGGCGTCGAGGTTCCAACCGGCGTGCGCTCCAGATACCGAGTTAAGTGTGAAGGAACGAAACACTTCCTGGTGATCGACGACGCCTCCAGGGAGGACACCGGGACGTACTCAGTCATGGCCACCGGTGGCACGTCCGAAGCCCACGTGCAGGTCGACC TCAAACCGTTGAAGGTGTTCCGGGACCTGGAGGATGCGAAGGTCTTGCTCGGTCAGCCCATCAAGCTGCAGTGCGAGATTTCCCCGGGCAACGTGCCCGGCCGTTGGTACAGAAACGGCCAGCTGATCCAGCCCAATGACCGCATCAACATCGTACACCGGAATAA GGTTCATCGCCTTGAGATTGCGGCCGGCTCCCTTCACGATGCAGGAGACTACACTTTTGTTCCCGAGGGATACTCACAGAGCCTCTCTGCCAAAATTCACATCTTTG ACCCGCCGAGGGTGCATTTGGAGAGCTTGAACTTCCCAGACAACACAGTGACAATTGTGGCGGGAAACAAACTTCGCCTGGAGATCCCCATCAGTGGAGAACCGGCCCCCAGGGTGGTGTGGATGAAGGGAGAGAGG gtGATCCTTGAGTCAGGCAATCGCGTCCGCGCTGAGACGTGCGGCGACCAGACCAGCCTGACGATTGACGTCACGGAGCGCGAGGACATTGGCAACTACAAGATTGTCCTGCAGAACGAGGCTGGCGAAGCCACGGCCAGCGTCAAAATCAAGGTTGTGG ACATCCCTGACCCACCAGAGGCTCCCTTGGTACCCGCAGTGGGTGGTGATTGGTGCTCAATGATATGGGAACCGCCCAAATATGATGGGGGTTCACCAATATTAG GTTACTTCATcgagagaaagaagaaacagAGCTCCAGATGGATGAGGCTCAACTTCGACCAGATCAAAGAGACATCATTTGAACCCAAGAAGATGATTGAAGGAGTGCCGTACGAAGTGCGGATCTTTGCGGTCAACGCCATCGGCGTGTCCAAGCCCAGCGAACCGTCCAAAGCCTTTACTCCCCTCG CTGTGACCAGTGAGCCCACCATGCTGGTTGTGGACGATGTCACCGACACAACAGTGACCGTGAAGTGGCGTCCTCCTGAAACCATCGGAGCTGCCGGTCTGGACGGATACTTAGTGGAGTACTGCGTTGAAGGAA CGGATGATTGGCAGGTTTCCAACAGTGTGCTGACGGAGAAGACTAAGTACACCATCACTGGTTTGACTACTGGGAGTAAAATCTTAGTGAGAGTCAAAGCCATCAACGCTGCCGGAGCCAGCTCTCCACGGACCATTCAGCACGCTCTCCTGGTCAAAGAAGTTATTG AACCACCAAAGATCCGCGTCCCCCGACACCTGAAGCAGACGTACACTCGTAGAGTCGGAGAAGCAGTCAACGTCGTTGTGCCGTTTATG GGAAAGCCCAGGCCTAAGGTCACCTGGCTGAAAGAGGGCACGGCCATAGACCCGACCCACGTCAACATCCGCAACACGGACTGTGACAGCATCGTCTTCATCCGTAAAGCGGAGCGCAGCCACTCTGGAAAGTATGAGATGACTGTGCAGGTTGAAAACCACGTGGACACTGCCGTTCTAGACATACAAGTCGTAG ACCTACCTGGGCCTCCTCAGTGTGTGAACATTGAGGACGTTTGGGGAGGAAATGTGGCTCTGGTCTGGACTCCTCCAAAAGACAACGGCAACGCCCAGATAACAGGCTACACCATACAAAAGGCAGACAAGAAGACAATG GAGTGGTACACGTGCATAGAGCATTACCATCGCACCTGCATCACCATCCCAGAGCTGGTGGTGGGGAACGAGTACTTCTTCAGGATCTTTGCAGAGAACATGTGTGGCCTGAGCGAAACTGCCACCCAAACCAAGAAGAGCGCACTCATCGTCAAAGAAG GCATGCAGTTGAAAACGCACGACTACAACGACCACGACTTCATGGAGCCGCCAAAGTTCACGCAGCCGCTGATCAACACTTTTGCCATCGCCGGCTACAACGCAACTCTCAACTGTAGCGTCCGAGCCAACCCGAGG GCCAAAGTGATCTGGATGAAGAACAAGATGGCGATCCTTGACGACCCGCGCTACCGCATGTTTAGCAACCAGGGAGTGTGCACGCTGGAGATCAGGAAGCCCAGCCCCTATGACGGCGGCATGTACACCTGCAAGGCCATCAACGACCTGGGAGAGGCCCAAGTGGACTGCaagctggaggtcaaag